Below is a window of Tautonia marina DNA.
TGTTGACGTCGATCGACGAGGCCATCCAGATCGGCTCGGAATCGGGCGCGGCGGTGCATATCTCACATCTGAAGGCCAGCGGGAAACGGGCCTGGGGGCTGGTGGTTCCGGCCTGCGATCGGATTGCCGAGGCCCGAGCCGCCGGTCAGGCCGTCTCGGCCGATCAGTACCCATACATCGCGTCGAGCACCTCCGTCAGCGCAATGGTCATCCCCGACTGGGCCGTTCGGGACGGCACCGAGGCCTTTGCGAAGATCGCCGATGATCCCGAGCGCGGGCTTGAACTGCGCGAAGGGATTCGGGACGGCCTGGAATCGCGGAACGGGGGAGAGTCGATCCGGATTGCCCGGTACTCGGAGCGTCCCGAGTGGGTGGGCAAGTCGATTGCGGCGATCGCCCAGGCGGAGGGGAAACCGGCCGAGGAAGTCGTCATCGAGATCGAGCGTAACGGCGGGGCCTCGGGCGTGAGCTTCGGCATGACCGAGGAGGACGTCCGCCACATCATGCAGCGAGCGTTCGTCGCCACCGCCTCGGACGGCTCGGCTCACCAGCCGGGCGGCGACGACCAGCCGCACCCTCGGTCGTACGGCACCTTCCCCCGCAAGATTCGCTATGCCCTGGAGGATGGAGTTATCAGCCTCGAACAGGCGATCCGGTCGTCGAGCGGCCTGCCGGCCGAGATCCTCGGTCTGGCCGATCGCGGCGTGATCCGGAAAGGGGCGGTGGCCGATCTGGTGGTCTTCGATCCCGAGAACTTCCGCGACACCGCCAGCTTTGACGCCCCGACCCAGTACGCGCCAGGAGTCGTTCACCTGTTCCTTGCCGGAGAACCGGCCATTTCCGAGGGAGCGTTCATGGACACCCTGCCCGGCCGGGCTCTCCGGCTCAAGGAGGACGGCCCGGCCGACCTGGTTGTCTCGGCCGCTCGCATCTGGACGGGAAACCCGGAATCCCCATGGGCCGAGGCCCTTGCCTCACGGAACGGGGAGATTCTCGCGGTTGGTTCTCGGGAGGAGATCGACGCCTTTCGAGGCCCGAAGACCGTGGTGGTCGAGCGTCCCGACGGCTTCGCGATGCCGGGACTGATCGACGCTCATGTCCATTTGCTCATGCTCGGCTCGTCCCTGGAAGAAGTGGACCTGCGCGATGTGGCCTCGCTCGACGAGGTGAAGCGTCTGATCCGAGAACGGGCCGAGCAGATCCCCGAAGGCGGTTGGGTCTTCGGCCGGAACTGGGATCAGAGCCTCTGGCCCGGCGGCGAATTCCCCGACGCGAGCATTCTCGACGAGGCCAGCCCCGATCGCCCCGTCTGGCTCCGCCGCGTCGATGGACACGCCGGCTGGGCCAGTTCGAAGGCGATGCAACTTGCCGGCGTAACCGCCGCATCGGAACCCCCGAGCGACGGCCAGATTCTCCGAGACGCCGACGGCAACCCCACGGGGATCTTCATCGACGGCGCGATGGGGCTGATCGGTCGGGTCGCCCCGGAGGTTTCGACGGAGGACATCCGCCGTCGGATCCTGCTGGCCCAGGAGGCGACCCTTGCCGCCGGCCTGACCGGCGTGCACGACGCGGGCATTCCTCCCAGCATCGCCAGCATCTACCGACAGCTCGACGAGGAAGGGTTGCTCAAGCTCCGGGTCTACGGGATGGCCAATCCTCCGGACGGTCGAGAGGTGGAATTCGCCTCGACGCCTCCCGAAGCCGCCTCCCCCGACGCCCGATTTCGCTACCAGGCCATCAAGCTGTTCATCGACGGCGCGATGGGCTCGCGAGGGGCCTTGATGTTCGAGCCGTACCACGATGACCCCGAGAACACCGGGCTGTACCTGATCGACCTCGACCGCCACCGCGACACCACCATCGCCGCCCTGCGCAACGGCTGGCAGGTCTGCACCCATGCGATCGGCGACAAGGGGAACGCCCTGGTACTCGACTCGTACGCCGAAGCCCTCGCCGCCGTTCCGGAGGCGACCGACCCTCGCTTGAGGATCGAACACGCTCAGGTGGTGCGTCCGCAGGATGTCACCCGCTTTGCCGAACTGGGAATCATTGCCTCAATGCAACCATCACATGCAAGCACCGACATGCGATGGGCCGACGCTCGGCTCGGTCCTGATCGGGTGTTGGGGGCCTATGCCTGGCGATGGTTCCGGGACGCGAACGTGCGGCTGGCGTTCGGTTCGGATTTTCCGGTCGAGATCGTCAGTCCGTTCTGGGGGCTTTACGCATCACTCGCTCGACGAGATGCGCAGGGGCTTCCGGTCGGGGGGTGGCACAGTGAGCACCTGCTTTCGCTGCACGAGGCGCTACGGGCGTTTACCGGGGGATCGGCCTTCGCGGCGTTCGAAGAGGAGCGGCTTGGGGTGCTTCGCCCCGGGTTCCGTGCCGACCTGACGGTGATCGACCGCGACCCGTTCGCCGGCACTCCGGAAGACGTGCGAGCCTCGGAGGTCACCGAGACGATTGTGGACGGGGAAGTCGTCTTCTCAAGGTCCGAGGTGGACGGATCACGATGAGATTTCGGCCGGTGTCCCGAGAATTCAATCGCATCGTACGGGTTAGCACGAGACAAGATTACGACAGTCGATTCGGTAAGCCTCTTGGACGATCGTTCTCACGTATGTTAAACGAGGAAGGTTCAACAACCCGCCGCGTGGCGGTGGGCTCTGGTGCTTGCGATCCGGTTCGGCAGCAGTCGGGAACTCATGGTGATCCCTCGGCGTCGAAAGAAACAGCGACGAAGGTCCACGAGTCTCTCATGATTGACGACGCGCCGATCGCTCTGCTAGCGTGGGGCCCTTGGCGGCCCTTGACTCGTCTCGTAGGGGCGAGGGACCTCCGCCTCCCCTCTCCAGTTCATTCGACGCAACTCAAAGCCAGTTCGGAGCTTCCGACCGGCCCGGACATCCGGCCCGCAGGAGAATGACCGCATGCCGAAGATCCAGCCCGTCTGGGCCATCGATATCGGCCTGTCCGCGCTGAAGGCCCTGAAGCTGGCGCCGGGCGTTTCCCCCGACCACGTCGTGGCCGAGGCCTTCGATTACATCGAGTATCCGAAGATCCTCAGCCAGCCCGACGCCGACCCCGAAGAACTCGTTCGGGAGGCGTTGACGACGTTCCTCGAACGCAACGAGGTCAAGGGAATTCCGGTTGCCATCGGTGTGCCAGGCCAATCGGGCCTGGTGAAGTTCATCAAGCTGCCCCCGGTGGACAAGAAACGGGTCCCGGACATCGTGAAGTTCGAGGCCCGCCAGCAGATCCCCTTCGCTCTTGAGGAGGTGATCTGGGACTGGCAGGAAATTGCCACCGAAGGGGACGAGGAGTTCTCGCAGACCGAGGTCGGTCTGTTCGCGATGAAGCGCGAACAGATTCAGCGCTCGCTCCTGCCATTTACCGTGGCGGGGATCGAGGTCGAAATCGTTCAGATGAGCCCGATCGCCCTCTACAACTTCATCGCCTACGACCGGCTTCGCCCCCAGTTGGGCGTGGCGGCCGAGGGAGAGGAAGGGGAGGCCGAGGCCCCGGCGCCGGCGATCGAGCCGGGCGGTTCCATCGTCTTGCTCGACATCGGTGCCGACCATACCGACCTGATCATCACCGATGGTCAGCGGATCTGGCAGCGGAACGTGCCAATCGGCGGCAACCACTTCACCCGGGCGTTGACGAAGGAGTTAAAGCTCACCTTCGCCAAGGCCGAGCACCTGAAGCGGAACGCCACGAAGGCCCCCGACCCCCGCGCCGTGTTTACGGCCATGCGGAACGTCTTCAACGACTTCTCCAGCGAGGTTCAG
It encodes the following:
- a CDS encoding amidohydrolase family protein, coding for MTSPARRVTILTLAAWLGSGLVAAAREEVPADLVLKGGTVVDGTGADRTVADVALRDGKIVAVGRFEVEPDARVIDVSGLIVAPGFIDLHSHSDRSILRDATRSNRNFQAQGVTTIVTGNCGSGPIDVAGYLAEVDAKGAGTNVIHLIPHGTIRREVMGTEDRNATPEELDRMKRLVAEGMQGGAWGMSTGLIYIPSQYGDTDELIALAKVVAEHGGLYASHIRGEGTGLLTSIDEAIQIGSESGAAVHISHLKASGKRAWGLVVPACDRIAEARAAGQAVSADQYPYIASSTSVSAMVIPDWAVRDGTEAFAKIADDPERGLELREGIRDGLESRNGGESIRIARYSERPEWVGKSIAAIAQAEGKPAEEVVIEIERNGGASGVSFGMTEEDVRHIMQRAFVATASDGSAHQPGGDDQPHPRSYGTFPRKIRYALEDGVISLEQAIRSSSGLPAEILGLADRGVIRKGAVADLVVFDPENFRDTASFDAPTQYAPGVVHLFLAGEPAISEGAFMDTLPGRALRLKEDGPADLVVSAARIWTGNPESPWAEALASRNGEILAVGSREEIDAFRGPKTVVVERPDGFAMPGLIDAHVHLLMLGSSLEEVDLRDVASLDEVKRLIRERAEQIPEGGWVFGRNWDQSLWPGGEFPDASILDEASPDRPVWLRRVDGHAGWASSKAMQLAGVTAASEPPSDGQILRDADGNPTGIFIDGAMGLIGRVAPEVSTEDIRRRILLAQEATLAAGLTGVHDAGIPPSIASIYRQLDEEGLLKLRVYGMANPPDGREVEFASTPPEAASPDARFRYQAIKLFIDGAMGSRGALMFEPYHDDPENTGLYLIDLDRHRDTTIAALRNGWQVCTHAIGDKGNALVLDSYAEALAAVPEATDPRLRIEHAQVVRPQDVTRFAELGIIASMQPSHASTDMRWADARLGPDRVLGAYAWRWFRDANVRLAFGSDFPVEIVSPFWGLYASLARRDAQGLPVGGWHSEHLLSLHEALRAFTGGSAFAAFEEERLGVLRPGFRADLTVIDRDPFAGTPEDVRASEVTETIVDGEVVFSRSEVDGSR